From bacterium BMS3Abin02, the proteins below share one genomic window:
- the prmB gene encoding 50S ribosomal protein L3 glutamine methyltransferase — protein sequence MVVRVEDTGGLGPVEVEIAAGGGPVTPASRVMVRAVGRCRGLLSGVGIDWGTGTGLLSIAAARIPAVTSIVAIERDPEAVANARRNVDRNGVANRVVVVQADLFTAYDPDDRDLLERLIGRVDFLIANPPASDDGDGLEWRRRVLDGARPLLEPGAVILLQVSSHYGDERIRGLADVGGYRFVETVERSPRTPFDLSRDDLRRALDVYVAEERRGGRPYRFYLADGSVVDARQVAAGAGPPLTSWQAHRFERTD from the coding sequence ATGGTCGTGCGTGTCGAGGATACTGGTGGACTGGGGCCCGTCGAGGTGGAGATCGCCGCCGGCGGGGGACCGGTCACGCCGGCGAGCCGGGTGATGGTACGGGCCGTTGGTCGCTGTCGCGGGCTCCTTTCCGGCGTCGGCATCGACTGGGGCACCGGTACCGGACTCCTCTCGATCGCCGCGGCTCGCATCCCGGCGGTGACCTCCATCGTCGCCATCGAACGGGATCCCGAGGCGGTGGCGAACGCCCGTCGGAACGTCGATCGCAACGGTGTCGCCAACCGGGTCGTCGTCGTCCAGGCCGACCTCTTTACCGCCTACGATCCCGACGACCGGGATCTCCTCGAACGGCTCATCGGCCGCGTCGACTTCCTCATCGCCAACCCGCCGGCCTCCGATGACGGGGACGGGCTGGAGTGGCGCCGCCGGGTCCTCGACGGCGCCCGGCCGCTCCTCGAGCCCGGTGCCGTCATCCTCCTTCAGGTGTCGTCTCACTACGGAGACGAGCGGATCCGGGGCCTCGCCGACGTCGGTGGCTACCGGTTCGTCGAGACGGTGGAGCGTTCTCCGCGAACACCGTTCGACCTCTCTCGCGACGATCTGCGTCGGGCTCTCGACGTCTACGTCGCCGAAGAGCGCCGAGGCGGCCGACCGTACCGGTTCTATCTCGCCGATGGGTCCGTCGTCGATGCCCGGCAAGTCGCCGCCGGGGCGGGCCCTCCACTCACGAGCTGGCAGGCCCACCGTTTCGAACGTACCGACTGA
- a CDS encoding putative NAD(P)H nitroreductase/MT3217, with product MTPFDAEPNGAPPDFGDTDEERPGMPRRAFLARVGGTGAALGAATLGYRAVDQGVFATGTGTAYAPWADFADRSGLEALVAGAILAANAHNSQPWSFDVQPDRIDVIADRSRLLGAIDPLTRESVVSLGCAIENLALTARAEGFAPQLTYQPDRSQPDWAARITLVAAPADRSDLYRMIPDRHTNRSGYTSTRIDPGLLEDIAGLGELDGVKVRWLMGSDADRYGELLVAATETLIADPEQSAASAEWFRHSWDEIQARRDGITLDAQGMSILRTAIAKMLPAGSRERNDNYWLMALRDTQVATAAAYGIVLVPDSAAAESRLIGGRTLQRIHLAATANGIALQHMNQITERADRELQLGLSPTFGDALEELSGGDALQPLVAFRVGYSNREARPSPRRAVGDVIV from the coding sequence GTGACACCGTTCGACGCCGAGCCCAACGGCGCCCCGCCGGATTTCGGCGACACCGACGAGGAGCGTCCCGGGATGCCCCGCAGAGCGTTCCTGGCTCGGGTGGGTGGTACCGGCGCGGCGCTGGGAGCGGCCACACTCGGATACCGAGCCGTCGATCAGGGTGTGTTCGCCACCGGCACGGGAACGGCATATGCGCCGTGGGCCGATTTCGCCGATCGCAGCGGACTCGAAGCTCTCGTCGCCGGAGCCATCCTGGCTGCCAACGCCCACAACAGCCAACCCTGGTCTTTTGATGTACAGCCAGACCGGATCGACGTCATCGCCGATCGCTCTCGGTTGCTCGGCGCCATCGACCCTCTCACCCGGGAATCGGTCGTGAGCCTGGGCTGTGCGATCGAGAACCTGGCGTTGACCGCCCGGGCCGAAGGCTTCGCACCACAGCTCACCTACCAACCCGATCGATCTCAACCTGATTGGGCTGCCCGCATCACGCTCGTGGCGGCGCCTGCCGACCGATCCGATCTCTACCGAATGATCCCGGACCGTCACACCAACCGATCCGGATACACGAGTACAAGAATCGATCCTGGGCTGCTCGAAGACATCGCCGGCCTCGGCGAACTCGACGGTGTGAAGGTCCGATGGCTGATGGGCTCCGATGCCGACCGCTACGGAGAGCTCCTCGTGGCGGCCACCGAGACGCTCATCGCCGACCCGGAGCAGTCCGCAGCCTCCGCCGAATGGTTCCGGCACTCATGGGACGAGATCCAGGCTCGGCGAGATGGCATCACCCTCGATGCCCAAGGAATGTCCATCCTGCGAACGGCCATCGCCAAGATGCTTCCCGCCGGCTCGCGAGAGCGAAACGACAACTACTGGCTCATGGCGCTGCGCGACACTCAGGTTGCCACCGCTGCCGCCTACGGGATCGTCCTGGTACCCGACAGTGCCGCGGCCGAGTCGCGGCTGATCGGCGGTCGCACCCTTCAACGCATCCACCTCGCCGCCACCGCGAACGGCATCGCTCTCCAACACATGAACCAGATCACCGAACGCGCCGACCGCGAACTTCAGCTTGGCCTCTCCCCCACCTTCGGCGATGCCCTCGAAGAACTCTCGGGAGGCGACGCGCTACAGCCCCTGGTCGCGTTTCGTGTCGGATACTCCAACCGTGAGGCCCGCCCAAGCCCCCGTCGAGCAGTGGGAGACGTAATCGTCTGA
- the mtrR gene encoding HTH-type transcriptional regulator MtrR: protein MGTRNTRDAIVEAALDLFNKDTVAAVSTNHIAREIGISPGNLYYHYRNKEEIVRAVFDRMVGDWDTVWQLPPGRAPTASDLARTLERTFELHWRYRFFQRELLALLTRDPQLRDRYRAVYRQRLEEFTVFAESLAAAGVIRSSIESWFTGLLEGLWIIGEHWMGHLEIVGDPSDPAQVRRGIRVIVAVLDPHLSDEFFADHSQEGPNP from the coding sequence ATGGGGACACGCAACACACGAGATGCGATCGTCGAGGCGGCGCTCGATCTGTTCAACAAGGACACGGTGGCCGCTGTCTCAACGAATCACATCGCCCGGGAAATCGGAATCAGCCCCGGCAATCTCTACTACCACTACCGCAACAAAGAAGAGATCGTCCGCGCCGTCTTCGACCGCATGGTCGGCGATTGGGACACGGTGTGGCAGCTCCCACCAGGACGGGCTCCCACGGCGAGTGATCTCGCCCGGACCCTCGAGCGAACGTTCGAACTGCACTGGCGCTACCGGTTCTTCCAGCGGGAACTCCTCGCTTTGTTGACCCGAGATCCGCAGCTGCGAGATCGGTACCGTGCCGTGTACCGGCAACGCCTCGAAGAGTTCACCGTGTTCGCCGAATCGCTCGCCGCTGCAGGGGTGATCCGTTCGTCGATCGAGTCGTGGTTCACGGGACTCCTCGAGGGTCTCTGGATCATCGGCGAGCATTGGATGGGGCACCTGGAGATCGTCGGTGACCCAAGCGATCCCGCACAGGTTCGCCGTGGTATCCGGGTCATCGTCGCCGTGTTGGATCCGCATCTGAGCGACGAGTTCTTCGCCGACCACAGCCAGGAAGGACCAAACCCGTGA